In Comamonas koreensis, the genomic stretch CAGTCTGGCCGTGGGCGCCAATGGCCGTGATGTCGCTCGGCTGCAAGCCACTGCGCGCCAGCAGCCGATCGACCACCTGCGCATAGCTGCGTGCCAGCGCGTTGCCCGCGAGTGCTGCGCGGTGCAGCTCCTGCTCGCCAGCGCTGTTGAGCGCCAGCAGCTCGGCCCGCAGCTCGGGGGCAAAGCCGGTGCTGGCGTACTGCAGCACCTCCATGCGGCCGTCCTGCCACTGGGCAATCACCCCATCCACCCCGTCCAGCGAGGTGCCGGACATCAGGCCCATAAAGCGTTCAGTCATTGTCTTCAAGGTTGCAAAAGCAAAGGCCCCAACAATACCAAGATTGTGGGGGCCTGGGGGCGGTGGCAGCAGTTGTTACGTGCTGCTTACCGGCGGACGGGCGTAGCAGCTTACTGGTTGGCGCTGGTCTCGAGCATCAGCATCTGGTCGTTCAGCGCCAGGCGCATGCTGTTGGCCAGGTTGTCAAACTTGGCGCGGGCCTGGCGGCTGATCGGTTTGCTGGTTTCGCTCTCGGCGACCATGGCCAGCGGGTCACGCTGCTCCCCAGCGACGCGGAACTCAAAATGCAGGTGCGGTCCGGTGGCCCAGCCGGTCTGGCCGACGGCACCGATCTCGTCGCCCTTGCCCACGCGCGCGCCTTGCTTGACGGCGATGCGGCTCAAATGGGCGTAGACGGTTTCGTGCTTGTTGCCGTGGTCGATGTAGATCACATTGCCGTAGCCGTTTTGCACGCCGGCAAAGGTGACCAGGCCATCGCCCACGGTGCGCACGGGCGTGCCTTGCGGGGCAGCCAGGTCGGTGCCCTTGTGGGCCGACCAGGTCTTGTGGATGGGGTGCACGCGCATCGCAAAGGCGCTGGAGACGCGGGTGTATTTGACCGGCGAGCCGATGTAGCTGCGCTCGCCGCTTTCGCCGGCGAAGTTGTAGTAGGCGCCCTTGTCCTTGGGCGAGTCCTGGAACCACAGCGCCTCATGGGTCTTGCCGTTGTTGCGGAACTCGGCGCTCAGCAGGCGGCCGGTGCCCAGCACCTCGCCATCGGCTTCCAGCGTTTCGTAGACCAGCGAGAAGCGGTCACCGGCGCGCAGCGCACGGCGGAAATCGATCTTGTCGGCAAACACCTCGACCATCTGGTTCGAGACGTTGTCGGGCAGGCTGGCTGCATCGGTGGCCGCATACAGCGAGCTGCGGATGATGCCGCCCGACAGGCGCGTGCCATGGGTCAGCGGCAGGAATTCGGTCAGGGTGTCGAACTTGCCATCGGCCTTGCGGATGCTAAAGCGCTGGAACACATCGCTGCTGTCACCGGCCCAGCGCACCGTGAGGGTGGTCAGCTCATGGCTTTGGGTGGTCTCGGCGGTGATCTGGCGGCCGGCCTTGCCAATGATGGCGCTGCGCGCCTTGGCATTGCTGCGGATGAAGGCCGCTGCAGCCGGGTCCGCCACGCCCAGGCGGCGCAGTAGGGATTCGGGCGTGTCGTTGCTGCGCACCTCGTCGGTGCGGTACAAAGAAAAACCTGGTCCGTCGACCAGGTCTGCGATCGAAATGTCCGAAGCCAGCGACTCGACGGGGTATTCCACGGTCTGCACAGGCATGTCGGACGGATTGGGGCCCAGCTCAGCCACGGCAAAAGCGGCGCCGCCACCGGTCATCAACATGACGGCGAGGGCAGCAGCGAGACGCTTGGGGTGTGTTTGGGCGGTATTGACCAGCTGGCGAATGACGAGGCTGCCAGCGGTGATGAATCCGTTGTTCAATGTTCCATCCCGGTTATGGATGGCCGTCTTGCCGGCTGCGTAGTCGGAGCCAAAACAAACCGCGTCTGCAGGCGCGGTAAGGTGTTTTTTAACAAGATGGCACAAAAAAATTCATGAACAGCGTTCGCGGGTCTGGATGAAGTCCCCTTGGGACATCGTCTGACAGACGCGGCTAGAATAAAACGCTGCAACGCAAGGGACGCAGTATAACGCCCTCGGCTTTGCTGGCAACCTGAGAAACCCCATATGAATCAATCGACTGTTACAACTTACCCTGTTACCGACCGTGTGCAAGAGGCTTTGCAGGTAAGTCTGCGTGGGGTGGATGAGCTGCTGCCACAGGAGGAATGGGTCAAAAAACTGGCCAAATCCGAGGCGACGGGTGTGCCCCTGCGCATCAAGCTGGGCCTGGATCCCACGGCCCCGGACATCCACATTGGCCACACCGTGGTGCTCAACAAGATGCGCCAGTTGCAGGACCTGGGCCATACCGTGATCTTCCTGATCGGCGATTTCACCACCCTGATTGGCGACCCCTCGGGCCGCAACAGCACCCGGCCGCCGCTGACGGCTGCGCAGATCCAGGTGAACGCTGAGACCTACCGCGAGCAGGCCTACAAGGTGCTCGACCCGAGCAAGACCGAGCTGCGCTACAACAGCGAGTGGTGCGACAAGCTGGGCGCGCGCGGCATGATCGAGCTGTCGGCCAAGTACACCGTCGCGCGCATGATGGAGCGCAACGACTTCCACACCCGTTTCAACGAAGGCAGCTCCATCAGCCTGCACGAGTTCCTCTACCCGCTGCTGCAGGGCTATGACTCGGTGGCGCTCAAGAGCGACCTGGAGCTGGGCGGCACCGACCAGAAGTTCAACCTGATGATGGGCCGCCACCTGCAGGCCGAATATGGCCAGGAATCGCAGTGCGTGCTCACCATGCCGCTCTTGGTGGGCCTGGACGGCGTGCACAAGATGTCCAAGTCCAAGAACAACTACATCGGCATCACCGAAGACGCCAACACCATGTTTGCCAAGGTGCTGTCGATCTCGGACGACCTGATGTGGGACTGGTTCACGTTGCTGTCCTTCATGGGCCTGCCCGAAATCGCCGCGCTCAAGTTGGAGATCGAAGGCGGCCGCAACCCCAAGGACGCCAAGGTGCTGCTGGCCAAGGAAATCACTGCGCGCTTCCACAGCGCGGCTGCAGCCGATGCGGCCGAGCAGGATTTCATCAACCGCAGCAAGGGCGGAATTCCGGACGACATCCCCGAAGTGGCGCTCAGCGGCGCGCCGCTGGGCATTGGCGCGCTGCTCAAGCAGGCCAACCTGGCACCATCGACCAGCGAAGCCAACCGCCTGATCGACGGCGGCGGTGTGCGTGTGGATGGCGTGGTGATCGAAGACAAGGGCCTGAAGCTGCCTGCCGGCACCTTTGTCGTGCAAGTGGGCAAGCGCAAGTTTGCCCGCGTGACCTTGGCCTAAAGCTACCGCCGTTCCCGCCTAAAGCTGGCTTTACCGGGCTGGTCTGGCCAAGCTGGCTGATCGATCAAAGAGCCGCTCCCCTTCGTTGGGGAGCGGCTCTTTTTTCTGAACGCCTCTTTTTGACAGCTGCTGCCACGCGCCAGCCCGCAAGGAAGACCTGGACCCTGGGAGGCTGACGACCAGCACCAGCCGCTGAGCAGCCGGGTGTACGGGTGCGCGGGCCGCGCGCTGGATCGCTTTGAACCAGGCGGGCCTGCAGCCTTACTGCAGCTCAATCTTGGCCTGGGTCGCAATGCGCTTCCACAGCGCAATCTCATCGGCCTGGAACTGGCGCATCTGCGCCGGGCCGCCGCTCATCGCCGTGGCGCCCAGGTTGGCATAGAACTGCTGGGTTTCGGGCTCGGTCGCAATCTGCATGAACCAGCCCGCCAGCTTGGCGCTGGTGTCCGCCGGCGTCTTGCTGTTGACCATCGCGCCCACCCAGGTGTAGGCCTCGATGCCCGGCAGGCCCGCTTCGCGGGCGGTGGGCACGTTGGGCAGGGCGGCCACGCGGCTGTCGGAGGCGACGGCCAGGCCCGTCAGCCGCCCGGCCTTGATCAGCTCCTGCACCGAGGTGGCCTCGGCAAAGGCGTAGTCCACCGTGTGGCCGGCCACGGCGGTGGCCACTTCGCCCGCGCCCTTGAAGGGCACATGCACGGTCTGCACCTTGGCCACATCGTTGAACAGCTCACCCATCAGCTGGTAGCCGGCCGAGCCCGCGCCAAAGTTGATCTTGCCCGGGCTGGCCTGGGCCTTGGCCACCAAATCCTTGAGCTGCCTGGTATCGGCATCCCCCGGCGCCACGACAATGGCCGGCGCGCGCATCATCATCGTCAGCGGCGCAAAGTCCTTTTGCGGGTCATAGGGCAGCTCCTTGAACAGCGCCGTGTTCACCGCCAAGGTGGAGTTGCTGCCAATAAAGACGGTGTAGCCATCGGCCGGAGCAGACAAGGCCTGCTTGACCGCAATAAAGCCATTGCCGCCGGGCCGGTTCTCCACCACCACCGGCTGGCCGCTGAGCTGCTGCAGCTTTTTGGCGTAGTAGCGCGCCGACGTATCGGTGCCGCTGCCCGGCCCAAAGGGCACGATGAATTTGATGGGCTTGCTGGGAAAGTCCTGGGCCTGCAGCGCCGGGCTGGCGGCGCCCGCGAGCAGCGCCGCACACAGCGCCAGCGCCTGCCGGCGGCCAAAGCGAGGGTTGAACATGGCTGTCTCCTTGTGTCGTTATCGATGGCGGCCTGCGGGTGTGGAGCGCGCAGGCCGCCGCTTTGACTGTAGGGAGGGGGCTCAGGCTTGTCTAATAGTGAATTGGCCGGGGCTGAGAGGACAGGCGTATCAGCGTGCGTGTGATTCAAGCGGCAATCAGCTGCCGGTGGTATCCCCGATGGCGGTGCGGGTAGCGGCGGCCTGCAGCTGCAGCCAGGCGCAAAAGGCCGTCACTTCGGGGCGCTGCTGGCTGCGCGGGCCGATCAGCAGCCAGTAGGCCAGCGGCGAATCCATGCGGTACTCGGGCAGCACTTCGACCAGATCGCCATTGGCCAGCGCATCGGCCACCAGCGGCATGCGTGCCAGCGCCAGGCCCTGGCCGGTCAGGGCGGCCTGCGCGATCTGGTGCGCGTAGTTGAGGTAGAGCCAGCGTTTGGGCTGCAGATTGCCGCAGCCGTGCAGCTCCAGCCAGCGCTCCCAGGTCAGCCAGTCCAGGTGCTGCAGGCGGTGGGCGTCACCTGCCTCGATCAAGGTGTGGCGGGCCACATCGGCGGGCTGGTGGATGCGCGGGTGGCTTTGCAGCAACCAGGGGCTGGCAACGACGGCCAGTTGCTCGCCAAACAAACGCTGGGCGCCGTTGCTGGCATGCTGGGGCAGGCTGTAGCGCAGCGCCAGGTCCACATCCGATGTTTCGAGGTCAAGCACGTTGTCGGTGGCATCGATGCGGATGTCGATCTCAGGGTTGTCGCGCTGGAAGGCCTCCATGCGCGGGATCAGCCACATCGAGGCAAAGCTGGCCCAGGTGGTGATGGCCACACTCTTGCGGCCGCTGGTCTGGCGAATCAGGCGCACGGCAGAGTCGATGCGCTCGATGGCCGGCGACACGGCGCGCTGCAGCTGGGCGCCGGCGCTGGTTAGCTCCACCGCGCGGGTATGGCGCAAAAACAGCGCAATGCCGACCTCGTCTTCCAGCGCCTGGATCTGGCGGCTGACGGCCGACTGGGTCAACGCCAACTCCTCGGCGGCGGCGCGAAAGTTCAGGTAGCGAGCTACCGCCAGAAAAGCACGCAGATGGCCCACGGCGATGGGCCGGGTGCGGAGCAGGGAAGGCGGCAGAGGCAGGTCTGGCATGGTGGAGGCACTGTAGCAAGAAGTACACACTGCGCCAGGGTGTATCCCCGAGGCAGGCCAACCATCATGCTCCTGCTTCGATAGCTGCCGCTGGCTTGGTGTGGCCTTGGAGCTGCGGAAAGCCAAAAACCTAGGGTAAACCATTAATGCTGTGGCTGCATCGATCGGCCCTCTTTTATTCATTGGACGCAGGCGCCGCCAAGGCGCAAGATACGCATATCGGGTAAACCCTAGGATCGCAACGACACCAGGGCCCTGCAAAGGAAATCACCATGGCAATGTCTGCATCTCATGTTCTGTCTGCTGGCTCCATCGCTGCGCGCCCTGCGCGTGCCAGCCGCGCTGCCTCGGCCGCTGCCGAGATGCGCATTCTGCCCACCGGCAAGGCCGTCAGCTTTGTGCCCCAGCGCGACGTCGTGCTGCGCATCTCCGAAGGCACCGCCTGGGTCACCCTGGGTCTGGGGCTGAGCAATGAAGCCAGCCTGCAAGCCGGTGACCTGGTGCTGCACGCCGGTCACACGGTCGTGCTCAAGGCCGGCCAATCGGTCGTTATCGAGAGCAAGCGCCAGGACGCGCTGGTCTACCACTTCCCCAAGAACCAGGGCGGCCAGCCCAACCTGGATGAGCAGCCCGCACGCTGGTTCACGCGCTTCCAATGGGGTAAGACCGACGGCAGCATGCTCTACAACATATAGAGTGACTGACACAGCCCTTGATACGTCGTTGTCCAGCCTTGTCGTACGTTTGTACTGCCTGCGGCTGAACGCCTCGTCTCAACCGCAAACCTTCGGTTTGCTGGGCTGTCTAAGTCCCTCATTCGAACACTTGCCCACAACAGTCTGCCTTGCGCAGGCTTTTTTTTGCCCAAAGACAGTGGCTGCTGCGGAAGCTGAAAGCCTGTAGAGCGCGCGATAATCACAGGGTTTTGTCTATTAGAGGCGGTGCCCGGCGCCGCCTCGCTGATTCACCATGACCGCTCCACTCGACATCATCATCATGGCCGCTGGCAAGGGCACGCGCATGAAAAGCCGCCACCCCAAGGTGTTGCAGAAGCTGGCCGGGCGCGCGCTGCTGCAGCATGTGCTCGATACCGCTGCCCAGCTGCAGGCCCGCTCGGCGGTGGTGATCACCGGCCATGGTGCTGACCAGGTGGAGGCGGCCATCGGCCAGAGCAGCGCCGGCATCAGCCAGCTGGCCTTTGCGCGCCAGGAGCCGCAGCTGGGCACGGGCCACGCGGTGCAGCAGGCGGTGCCGTTGCTGGCCGATGAGGGCATGGCGATTGTGCTGTCCGGCGATGTGCCGCTGACGCAGGCGGACACCTTGCAAGGCCTGCTCAATGCCGCGGGCAGCGACCGCATGGCCCTGCTCACCGTCAACATGCCCGACCCCACAGGCTATGGCCGCATTGTGCGCAATGCCGAGGGCACGGTGCAGCGCATCGTCGAGCAAAAGGATGCGAATGCGGACGAGCGTGCGATCACAGAGGTTTACAGCGGCATCATGGCCGTGCCGCTGCGCTGGCTCAAGCCCTGGCTGGCCCAGCTGAACAACCACAACGCCCAGGGCGAGTACTACCTGACCGACGTTGTGGCGATGGCCGTTGCCGACGGCGTGGCGGTGGAAGGCCATTGCATTGCCGATGTGCTGCAGGTGGCCGGCATCAACAGCCCCCAGCAGCTGGCCGAGCTGGAGCGTGCCCACCAGATGCGCCAGGCCCAGGCGCTGATGGCCCAGGGTGTGCGCATGGCCGACCCGGCCCGTTTTGACCTGCGCGACGATGCGCGCGGCGGCAAGGCGCAGCTCATCTGCGGCCAGGATGTCGAGATCGATGTGGGCTGCATCTTTGGCGGCCAGGTGCGCATTGGTGACGGCGCGCGCATTGGCGCCTACTGCCATATCAGCAATGCCGAGATCGCGGCCGATGCGGTGATCCACCCGTTTACGCATATCGACGGCGAGGCTACGGGCGCCCAGGTGGGCGAGGGCGCGCTGGTCGGGCCCTTTGCCCGCCTGCGCCCGGGTGCCCAACTGGGCAAGCAGGTGCACATCGGCAATTTTGTCGAGGTCAAGAACTCGCGCCTGGCCGATGGTGCCAAGGCCAACCACCTGGCCTACCTGGGTGATGCCGAGGTGGGCGAGCGGGTCAACTACGGCGCGGGCAGCATCACCGCCAACTATGACGGCGCCAACAAGCACCGCACCGTGATCGAGGCCGATGTGCATGTGGGCAGCAACTGTGTGCTGGTGGCCCCGGTCACCATTGGCGCCGGTGGCACCGTGGGCGGCGGCTCCACGATCACCAAGAGCACACCGCCGGGCGCCTTGAGCGTGGCGCGCGGCAAGCAGGTCAGCATTGCCAATTGGGAGCGGCCGCAGAAGAAGTCTTGAGCCCCAGTGCGCCTGAGCATGTCCGCACAGGCGTCTGGCGTGGACCCGGGTTCCACTATGCCCGGCGCTATGGGATGAGGGCTGCGGTCAAGCGCCTGCGGCTGCTCCAGGGCCAGGCATGCTGGCCAGCTCAGCCAGGTGCGCGGCCGAGATCGGTTCCAGCTCGGCATAGCTGCCGTACATGCGCGGGGCGCCCCGGGCCTGTTCCAATGCCGCTTCGGCCTGCACGATCCAGTCGTCCACCGACTGGTGGTATTTGGCCAGGCTGGCAATGCCGATGCTGACGCTGATCTGCACATCGGGCCAGTCGCGCAGACGGCGGTTGAGCGCCTGGCTGTGGATGCGGTCGGCAATCTGGTTGGCGATGTCCAGGTTCACACCCGACAGCAGCACGGCAAACGAGTCGCCGCCAAAGCGGCAGGTGGCATCGCCCGGGCGCACGCAGGTGCGCAAGGTGTTGGCCACGGCAATGATGACCTCATCGCCAGCGGTCTCGCCATGGCGGCTGTTGAGCTCGCGGAAGTTATCTACATCCACGACGATCAGGAACGCCGGAATGTCTTTTTGCTTGGCATAGGCGAACAAGCGGGTCGCCAGATCCTGCCAGTACATGCGGCCAAAAAAGCCGGTCATCGCATCGACGCGGCGCATCACCATCAGCATCTGTTCTTTGTGGGCCAGGCTGCGCAGCAGGTGGCCGGTGGCAATGCCTTGCATGGCCAAATACAGGGCGACGGCCAGCAGGCTGCCGACAATGGTGTAGGTGCTGGTGTGGTGCTGGACCTCGAACGAGGTGAGCAGACCGGTGACGGCCAGGCCTGCAATGGCGCCGACCACGGCCAGCATGGCATGGCGAACGCTT encodes the following:
- a CDS encoding M23 family metallopeptidase; this translates as MNNGFITAGSLVIRQLVNTAQTHPKRLAAALAVMLMTGGGAAFAVAELGPNPSDMPVQTVEYPVESLASDISIADLVDGPGFSLYRTDEVRSNDTPESLLRRLGVADPAAAAFIRSNAKARSAIIGKAGRQITAETTQSHELTTLTVRWAGDSSDVFQRFSIRKADGKFDTLTEFLPLTHGTRLSGGIIRSSLYAATDAASLPDNVSNQMVEVFADKIDFRRALRAGDRFSLVYETLEADGEVLGTGRLLSAEFRNNGKTHEALWFQDSPKDKGAYYNFAGESGERSYIGSPVKYTRVSSAFAMRVHPIHKTWSAHKGTDLAAPQGTPVRTVGDGLVTFAGVQNGYGNVIYIDHGNKHETVYAHLSRIAVKQGARVGKGDEIGAVGQTGWATGPHLHFEFRVAGEQRDPLAMVAESETSKPISRQARAKFDNLANSMRLALNDQMLMLETSANQ
- the tyrS gene encoding tyrosine--tRNA ligase, whose translation is MNQSTVTTYPVTDRVQEALQVSLRGVDELLPQEEWVKKLAKSEATGVPLRIKLGLDPTAPDIHIGHTVVLNKMRQLQDLGHTVIFLIGDFTTLIGDPSGRNSTRPPLTAAQIQVNAETYREQAYKVLDPSKTELRYNSEWCDKLGARGMIELSAKYTVARMMERNDFHTRFNEGSSISLHEFLYPLLQGYDSVALKSDLELGGTDQKFNLMMGRHLQAEYGQESQCVLTMPLLVGLDGVHKMSKSKNNYIGITEDANTMFAKVLSISDDLMWDWFTLLSFMGLPEIAALKLEIEGGRNPKDAKVLLAKEITARFHSAAAADAAEQDFINRSKGGIPDDIPEVALSGAPLGIGALLKQANLAPSTSEANRLIDGGGVRVDGVVIEDKGLKLPAGTFVVQVGKRKFARVTLA
- a CDS encoding Bug family tripartite tricarboxylate transporter substrate binding protein, yielding MFNPRFGRRQALALCAALLAGAASPALQAQDFPSKPIKFIVPFGPGSGTDTSARYYAKKLQQLSGQPVVVENRPGGNGFIAVKQALSAPADGYTVFIGSNSTLAVNTALFKELPYDPQKDFAPLTMMMRAPAIVVAPGDADTRQLKDLVAKAQASPGKINFGAGSAGYQLMGELFNDVAKVQTVHVPFKGAGEVATAVAGHTVDYAFAEATSVQELIKAGRLTGLAVASDSRVAALPNVPTAREAGLPGIEAYTWVGAMVNSKTPADTSAKLAGWFMQIATEPETQQFYANLGATAMSGGPAQMRQFQADEIALWKRIATQAKIELQ
- a CDS encoding LysR substrate-binding domain-containing protein is translated as MPDLPLPPSLLRTRPIAVGHLRAFLAVARYLNFRAAAEELALTQSAVSRQIQALEDEVGIALFLRHTRAVELTSAGAQLQRAVSPAIERIDSAVRLIRQTSGRKSVAITTWASFASMWLIPRMEAFQRDNPEIDIRIDATDNVLDLETSDVDLALRYSLPQHASNGAQRLFGEQLAVVASPWLLQSHPRIHQPADVARHTLIEAGDAHRLQHLDWLTWERWLELHGCGNLQPKRWLYLNYAHQIAQAALTGQGLALARMPLVADALANGDLVEVLPEYRMDSPLAYWLLIGPRSQQRPEVTAFCAWLQLQAAATRTAIGDTTGS
- a CDS encoding DUF2917 domain-containing protein, with translation MAMSASHVLSAGSIAARPARASRAASAAAEMRILPTGKAVSFVPQRDVVLRISEGTAWVTLGLGLSNEASLQAGDLVLHAGHTVVLKAGQSVVIESKRQDALVYHFPKNQGGQPNLDEQPARWFTRFQWGKTDGSMLYNI
- the glmU gene encoding bifunctional UDP-N-acetylglucosamine diphosphorylase/glucosamine-1-phosphate N-acetyltransferase GlmU, coding for MTAPLDIIIMAAGKGTRMKSRHPKVLQKLAGRALLQHVLDTAAQLQARSAVVITGHGADQVEAAIGQSSAGISQLAFARQEPQLGTGHAVQQAVPLLADEGMAIVLSGDVPLTQADTLQGLLNAAGSDRMALLTVNMPDPTGYGRIVRNAEGTVQRIVEQKDANADERAITEVYSGIMAVPLRWLKPWLAQLNNHNAQGEYYLTDVVAMAVADGVAVEGHCIADVLQVAGINSPQQLAELERAHQMRQAQALMAQGVRMADPARFDLRDDARGGKAQLICGQDVEIDVGCIFGGQVRIGDGARIGAYCHISNAEIAADAVIHPFTHIDGEATGAQVGEGALVGPFARLRPGAQLGKQVHIGNFVEVKNSRLADGAKANHLAYLGDAEVGERVNYGAGSITANYDGANKHRTVIEADVHVGSNCVLVAPVTIGAGGTVGGGSTITKSTPPGALSVARGKQVSIANWERPQKKS
- a CDS encoding GGDEF domain-containing protein; the encoded protein is MVHIKMDSTQQRSDWGRIVFLASCALAAAGALWQRNASWPVGLAVALPLLAWPLLARWRTRRTGGSDVNDVILSFVDGLVIGVWVALVHFHLLTSAIMLMVLVHCTYAMQSVRHAMLAVVGAIAGLAVTGLLTSFEVQHHTSTYTIVGSLLAVALYLAMQGIATGHLLRSLAHKEQMLMVMRRVDAMTGFFGRMYWQDLATRLFAYAKQKDIPAFLIVVDVDNFRELNSRHGETAGDEVIIAVANTLRTCVRPGDATCRFGGDSFAVLLSGVNLDIANQIADRIHSQALNRRLRDWPDVQISVSIGIASLAKYHQSVDDWIVQAEAALEQARGAPRMYGSYAELEPISAAHLAELASMPGPGAAAGA